From the genome of Ptychodera flava strain L36383 chromosome 22, AS_Pfla_20210202, whole genome shotgun sequence, one region includes:
- the LOC139122735 gene encoding biogenesis of lysosome-related organelles complex-1 subunit 2-like: MADVAVDTPPPSAENAENKGLEKKEDESKVPKNTEGEKKSAPADASKPDANKLCQDMFMKLEEYLKGDLAATAEDYKLLEKMNRLTIHKYSEMKQMTSSIATSMQTLNEKYKSLQPYLDQIDQVEESVANLEQAAYRLDAYSKRLETKFKQLEKR, translated from the exons ATGGCTGATGTAGCAGTTGATACCCCGCCTCCCTCTGCAGAAAATGCAGAAAATAAAGGACTGGAGAAGAAAGAAGACGAAAGTAAAGTCCCCAAGAATACAG AAGGTGAGAAGAAGTCTGCTCCAGCAGATGCCAGTAAACCAGATGCCAACAAGTTGTGTCaagacatgtttatgaaattaGAGGAATATCTTAAAGGAGACTTAGCAG CAACAGCAGAAGACTACAAACTGCTTGAGAAGATGAACAGACTGACAATTCACAAGTACAGTGAAATGAAACAGATGACATCCAGTATAGCTACTTCCATGCAAACACTCAATGAAAAAT ATAAAAGTCTACAACCATATTTGGATCAAATAGACCAAGTTGAAGAAAGTGTTGCAAATTTAGAACAGGCAGCATACAGACTAGATGCCTACTCTAAGAGACTTG AAACTAAATTTAAACAGTTGGAGAAGAGGTAA